The following are from one region of the Luteimonas sp. MC1572 genome:
- a CDS encoding DUF2975 domain-containing protein, whose protein sequence is MNVPNAPTAALAWSRPLIRVLIVLNLAYAVGVLVMLVLSLIPGTILWDALGMLFPAEHRDRIVVGLRAILLLGIVGAAVVDRVLRQLLAIVETVRAGDPFVSGNARRLEAIAWWVLAGEGLRLLIGAIALATTSSMPELDLDLHFSVAPWLAVLLLFVLARVFAEGARMRSDLEGTV, encoded by the coding sequence ATGAACGTTCCGAATGCCCCGACCGCTGCCCTCGCGTGGTCGCGGCCGCTGATCCGCGTCCTGATCGTCCTCAACCTGGCCTACGCCGTCGGCGTGCTGGTGATGCTGGTCCTGAGCCTGATTCCGGGGACCATCCTCTGGGACGCGCTGGGCATGCTGTTCCCGGCAGAACACCGCGACCGGATCGTCGTCGGCCTGCGCGCGATCCTGTTACTGGGCATCGTCGGCGCGGCGGTTGTCGATCGCGTCCTGCGCCAGCTGCTGGCCATCGTCGAAACCGTGCGTGCCGGCGACCCGTTCGTGTCCGGCAACGCACGGCGCCTGGAGGCCATCGCCTGGTGGGTGCTTGCGGGCGAGGGCCTGCGGCTGCTGATCGGCGCGATCGCACTGGCCACCACGTCATCCATGCCGGAGCTGGACCTCGACCTGCACTTCTCCGTGGCGCCCTGGCTGGCGGTGCTGCTGCTGTTCGTGCTCGCGCGCGTGTTCGCCGAGGGCGCGCGCATGCGCAGCGACCTCGAAGGAACGGTGTGA
- a CDS encoding TIR domain-containing protein: MRFRAFLSYSHADAAWARWLLRRLETYRVPSHLVGTQGTHGVIGRRLGSFFLDRDELPTAGDLGETIHEALAGSDALVVLCSPAAVASRWVNAEIEAFQDSGRGDRVLCFVVGGDPGGADPAQACFPPTLLRPAAGGAAHEPLAADARPEGDGRQRAFLKLVAGLLGVGYDALAQREAQRRMRRMAIVSVASVAGMALALGLAATAYVARNDAQRRQAQAEDIVGFMLGDLRAKLATVGRLDLMRAVDDKATGYFAALDPRDMSDRTLEEQARSLTGIGEVRLEGGDHDAAMAAFREAHARSTLLHERAPASGQRLFDLAQAEFWIGYVALQQGRYADAGTWLRRYRDSAERLAAMDRDNFDWQREVAYAHHNLAVLDEAQGRPAEAERALGQELALYRGWLRARPHDTALRDEAANVASWLGTLSDRRGALAQAEAFLAEHVDGMRRNMADEPEVAEWRVQHVDALLLLAQVQTRRGRWEEAHASLALASPRAAALARQDPGNNRWQVTLGVTRLLQARLQEAAGKPGADALAAEARAILSRARQAEPESDRVLHLLAATHSLQAQLALGRGDATAARAHVRDAAALLAPAWRGERSERLRLLLAYNLDLSAEAASMASDTDAARAGWQQVRDLLTADAGDAPPFDRLDLLVRSLHHLGFDDQARAYMQRLEAAGYVPSRPWPSDAGGRLSPLAPDGPHAAGVRHDQRQ; this comes from the coding sequence ATGCGCTTTCGTGCTTTCCTGAGTTACAGCCATGCCGACGCCGCCTGGGCGCGCTGGCTGCTGCGACGGCTGGAAACCTACCGGGTGCCGTCGCACCTGGTCGGTACGCAGGGCACGCACGGGGTCATCGGGCGCCGCCTGGGCAGTTTTTTCCTGGATCGCGACGAGCTGCCCACGGCCGGCGACCTCGGCGAGACGATCCACGAGGCGCTCGCAGGTTCCGATGCGCTGGTGGTGCTGTGTTCGCCCGCCGCCGTCGCCTCGCGCTGGGTCAACGCCGAGATCGAAGCCTTCCAGGACAGCGGCCGCGGCGACCGCGTGCTGTGCTTCGTGGTGGGCGGCGATCCGGGCGGCGCGGATCCGGCGCAGGCCTGCTTCCCGCCGACGCTGCTGCGTCCGGCGGCCGGCGGCGCCGCGCACGAGCCCCTGGCGGCCGATGCCCGCCCCGAGGGTGACGGCCGCCAGCGCGCCTTCCTCAAGCTGGTGGCGGGGCTGCTCGGTGTCGGTTACGACGCACTGGCGCAGCGCGAAGCGCAGCGGCGCATGCGCCGGATGGCGATCGTGTCCGTGGCATCGGTCGCGGGCATGGCACTCGCGCTGGGCCTGGCGGCGACCGCGTACGTGGCGCGCAACGACGCGCAGCGCCGGCAGGCGCAGGCGGAGGACATCGTCGGCTTCATGCTCGGCGACCTGCGCGCGAAGCTGGCCACGGTGGGCCGGCTGGACCTGATGCGCGCGGTGGACGACAAGGCCACCGGCTACTTCGCCGCACTCGATCCGCGCGACATGAGCGACCGCACGCTGGAGGAGCAGGCGCGCTCGCTGACCGGCATCGGCGAGGTGCGGCTGGAAGGCGGCGACCACGACGCGGCGATGGCCGCGTTCCGCGAGGCGCACGCGCGCAGCACGCTGCTGCACGAGCGCGCGCCGGCCAGCGGGCAGCGCCTGTTCGACCTGGCGCAGGCCGAGTTCTGGATTGGCTACGTGGCGCTGCAGCAGGGACGCTACGCCGACGCCGGCACCTGGCTGCGCCGCTACAGGGACAGCGCGGAGCGGCTGGCGGCGATGGATCGCGACAACTTCGACTGGCAGCGCGAGGTCGCCTACGCCCACCACAACCTCGCCGTGCTCGACGAAGCCCAGGGCCGCCCCGCCGAGGCCGAGCGCGCACTGGGCCAGGAACTGGCCCTGTACCGCGGCTGGTTGCGCGCGCGACCGCACGACACCGCGCTGCGCGACGAGGCAGCCAACGTCGCATCGTGGCTGGGCACGCTGTCCGACCGCCGCGGTGCGCTGGCCCAGGCCGAGGCATTTCTGGCGGAGCACGTCGACGGCATGCGCCGCAACATGGCCGACGAACCGGAAGTCGCCGAATGGCGCGTGCAGCACGTGGACGCGCTGCTGTTGCTGGCGCAGGTGCAGACCAGGCGAGGGCGATGGGAGGAGGCGCATGCGAGCCTCGCCCTGGCGTCGCCGCGCGCCGCGGCGCTGGCGCGCCAGGATCCCGGCAACAACAGGTGGCAGGTCACCCTGGGCGTCACCCGCCTGCTGCAGGCGAGGCTGCAGGAGGCAGCAGGGAAGCCGGGAGCCGATGCGCTGGCGGCCGAGGCGCGCGCCATCCTGTCGCGCGCGCGGCAGGCGGAACCCGAGTCCGACCGGGTGCTGCACCTGCTGGCGGCCACGCACAGCCTCCAGGCCCAGCTGGCGCTGGGGCGCGGCGACGCGACCGCCGCGCGCGCGCACGTGCGCGATGCGGCGGCGCTGCTGGCACCCGCCTGGCGCGGCGAACGCAGCGAGCGATTGCGGCTGCTGCTTGCCTACAACCTGGACCTGTCCGCCGAAGCCGCCAGCATGGCGTCCGACACCGATGCCGCCCGCGCTGGCTGGCAACAGGTGCGCGACCTGCTCACCGCGGATGCCGGCGACGCGCCGCCGTTCGATCGCCTGGACCTGCTGGTGCGCAGCCTCCACCACCTCGGTTTCGACGACCAGGCGCGAGCCTACATGCAGCGCCTGGAAGCCGCCGGCTACGTGCCGTCGCGGCCATGGCCTTCAGATGCAGGCGGACGCCTGTCCCCCCTGGCCCCGGACGGCCCCCACGCAGCAGGAGTTCGTCATGATCAACGCCAATGA
- a CDS encoding vanadium-dependent haloperoxidase yields MNVSPTRPARRGLLATALLLAFALPVQADSVTDWNALASGPVVGPRFGGPQQQARMMAITQIAVHDALNSIEPRFETYNDLPLASPIAAPDAAVAAAARTALLAMMSALPPATPPEDTNRALAIQAIEAAYAAAIGPGAPTLPEAAGIAAGEDAADAIIALRYDATATGLVPIDGSGTPNSPPYTLPPGLGVHQPTPAPEFPAVTTPAFTGWSAVTPFALDSATRFRAPRAAIFRLRGVRYTAEYAFVKQVGDARVRGAQPDSEPSDIARFWAGGGLEWNANVRLAVAPRGLDLWEHARLFALVNIATSDTHVTNMESKYFYNFWRPVTAIRWRNDGNPWTHSDRWWRPFLQTPPYPDYPCASTGLTGAVAQTLRRFFGTDVLPFTRTVTAPATPLPAPLTALPPKTITRGYARLTLAENEQALSRVYGGLHFLEGCTAGLRMGNQVADWVYSGYLRP; encoded by the coding sequence ATGAACGTCTCCCCCACCCGCCCCGCACGCCGGGGCCTGCTTGCCACCGCTCTGCTGCTCGCCTTCGCCCTTCCGGTGCAGGCGGACTCGGTCACCGACTGGAACGCGCTCGCCAGTGGCCCCGTGGTCGGGCCACGCTTCGGCGGCCCGCAGCAGCAGGCCCGCATGATGGCGATCACCCAGATCGCCGTGCACGACGCGTTGAACAGCATCGAGCCGCGCTTCGAGACCTACAACGACCTGCCGCTCGCCTCCCCGATTGCTGCGCCCGACGCCGCCGTCGCGGCGGCCGCACGCACCGCGCTGCTGGCAATGATGTCGGCGCTGCCGCCGGCCACGCCGCCTGAAGACACCAATCGCGCGCTCGCGATCCAGGCGATCGAAGCCGCCTACGCGGCCGCGATCGGCCCGGGCGCACCGACCCTCCCCGAGGCGGCGGGCATTGCCGCGGGCGAGGACGCCGCGGACGCCATCATCGCCTTGCGCTATGACGCCACCGCCACGGGCCTGGTGCCGATCGACGGCTCGGGCACGCCCAACTCGCCGCCGTACACGCTGCCACCCGGGCTGGGCGTGCACCAGCCCACGCCGGCGCCGGAGTTTCCCGCCGTCACCACACCTGCCTTCACCGGCTGGTCCGCGGTCACGCCCTTCGCCCTCGACAGCGCCACGCGCTTCCGCGCGCCGCGGGCCGCGATCTTCAGGTTGCGCGGCGTCCGCTACACCGCCGAGTACGCGTTCGTGAAACAGGTTGGCGACGCGCGCGTGCGCGGCGCGCAGCCCGACTCGGAGCCGAGCGACATCGCGCGTTTCTGGGCCGGCGGCGGGCTGGAATGGAACGCGAACGTGCGCCTCGCGGTCGCCCCGCGCGGCCTGGACCTTTGGGAGCATGCCCGGCTGTTCGCACTGGTCAACATCGCCACCTCCGACACCCACGTCACCAACATGGAGAGCAAGTATTTCTACAATTTCTGGCGCCCGGTAACCGCGATCCGCTGGCGCAACGACGGCAACCCGTGGACCCACAGCGACCGCTGGTGGCGGCCGTTCCTGCAGACGCCGCCGTATCCGGACTACCCGTGCGCCTCGACCGGCCTGACCGGCGCCGTTGCGCAGACCTTGCGGCGCTTCTTCGGCACAGATGTACTTCCCTTCACCCGGACCGTCACTGCGCCGGCCACGCCGCTGCCCGCACCGCTGACCGCGCTGCCGCCGAAGACCATCACCCGCGGCTACGCAAGGCTCACGCTGGCGGAGAACGAGCAGGCGCTCAGCCGGGTGTACGGCGGCCTGCACTTCCTCGAGGGATGCACCGCCGGCCTGCGCATGGGAAACCAGGTGGCGGACTGGGTGTACTCGGGCTACCTGCGCCCGTGA
- a CDS encoding DUF1456 family protein — protein MINNDVLRSIRYMLDLGDSKVVEIVHLADPAFALEKDDVRPFLLKEDEPGHVACSDGVLAHFLDGLILHLRGRDESVPSRPVEKRISNNIVLKKLRVAFELKDVDMHDIFAAAGFPVSKPELSALFRQPGHKNFRQCGDQLLRNFLKGLTLRVRGA, from the coding sequence ATGATCAACAATGACGTGCTGCGCAGCATCCGTTACATGCTCGACCTCGGCGACAGCAAGGTGGTCGAGATCGTCCATCTGGCCGATCCCGCATTTGCCCTCGAAAAGGACGACGTGCGCCCGTTCCTGCTGAAGGAAGACGAGCCCGGGCACGTGGCCTGCAGCGACGGCGTGCTCGCGCATTTCCTCGACGGGCTGATCCTGCACCTGCGCGGCCGGGATGAGAGCGTGCCGTCGCGGCCGGTGGAGAAGCGCATCAGCAACAACATCGTGCTGAAGAAGCTGCGCGTGGCGTTCGAACTCAAGGACGTGGACATGCACGACATCTTCGCGGCGGCCGGATTCCCCGTGTCCAAGCCGGAGCTGTCGGCGTTGTTCCGCCAGCCCGGGCACAAGAATTTCCGCCAGTGCGGCGACCAGCTGCTGCGCAACTTCCTCAAGGGGCTGACGCTGCGCGTGCGCGGCGCCTGA
- the trmY gene encoding tRNA (pseudouridine(54)-N(1))-methyltransferase TrmY, with protein sequence MALTIAPLQIDTTDRRLPIGHSTPHRFAGTMAARPAACRTRRLPPGTPMRTFVLRARAAPTDSQALLASVGKDAHTEILAHTLMNAIFVAQSHRPDVMVYLVLESTRDFSRTIRFDVNAMHEIGGFDERALLGKIAKALDASNGMGKDEARPVESGVTVRTSSFERLVQALAEDHQLFLLDPKGTPIAEQVFGSNPCFLLTDHIPMPRKTIPGLERMGAKKITLGSKMLFASQCVVLVHHALDQR encoded by the coding sequence TTGGCGCTGACGATCGCGCCGCTGCAAATCGACACAACGGATCGGCGCCTGCCGATCGGCCATTCGACCCCCCACCGGTTTGCCGGGACAATGGCCGCGCGGCCTGCAGCGTGCCGCACGAGACGACTTCCACCCGGGACACCCATGCGAACCTTCGTACTGAGAGCGCGCGCAGCACCCACCGACAGCCAGGCACTGCTGGCCTCGGTCGGGAAGGATGCGCACACCGAAATCCTCGCGCATACATTGATGAATGCGATTTTCGTGGCGCAATCGCATCGTCCGGATGTCATGGTCTACCTGGTGCTGGAAAGCACCCGCGATTTTTCCCGCACCATCCGCTTCGACGTCAACGCCATGCACGAGATCGGCGGCTTCGACGAACGCGCGCTGCTGGGCAAGATCGCGAAAGCGCTGGATGCCTCGAATGGAATGGGCAAGGACGAGGCGCGGCCGGTGGAATCGGGCGTCACCGTACGCACGTCAAGCTTCGAGCGGCTGGTGCAGGCGCTTGCCGAAGACCATCAACTGTTCCTGCTGGATCCCAAGGGCACGCCGATCGCTGAACAGGTGTTCGGGTCCAATCCCTGCTTCCTGCTGACCGACCATATCCCGATGCCCAGGAAGACCATCCCCGGCCTCGAACGCATGGGCGCGAAGAAGATCACCCTGGGATCGAAGATGCTGTTCGCATCGCAGTGCGTCGTGCTGGTGCATCACGCACTGGACCAGCGCTGA
- a CDS encoding DUF1428 domain-containing protein, whose protein sequence is MTYVTGFLVPVPNGNKDRYIKSAEAGWALFQKHGALKQVEAWGEHIEDGKTTDFKRAVKLEDGEQVVFSWLIWPDKATADAAWEKMQNDPAMKEMDMPFDGKRMIWGGFQTIFES, encoded by the coding sequence ATGACCTACGTCACCGGTTTCCTGGTCCCTGTCCCCAATGGCAACAAGGATCGCTACATCAAGTCCGCCGAGGCCGGTTGGGCGCTGTTCCAGAAGCACGGCGCGCTGAAGCAGGTCGAGGCCTGGGGCGAACACATCGAGGACGGCAAGACCACGGACTTCAAGCGCGCGGTCAAGCTGGAAGACGGGGAACAGGTGGTCTTCTCCTGGCTCATCTGGCCCGACAAGGCCACCGCCGACGCGGCGTGGGAAAAGATGCAGAACGACCCGGCCATGAAGGAAATGGACATGCCCTTCGACGGCAAGCGGATGATCTGGGGCGGGTTCCAGACCATCTTCGAAAGCTGA
- a CDS encoding HAD-IC family P-type ATPase has protein sequence MPSWPFPREVLEDSNPLLGLSTEQVTGRRRRFGDNDVTGATPRRWWTAAAASARDPMLWFLLVVSLLFLALGDRAEALVLLLAIVPLLGMDAWLHRRTQASTEGLASRLAAEARVLRDDSWQVLPARELVPGDVVEVAAGDWIPADGLVLSGGDPQFDESSLTGESLPVRKRAFEVAGALPDSVDASHWAHAGTRLLTGSARLWVVHTGALTRYGEIVRLARAGGQARTPLQQSVTRLVRALLFAALLLCLVLAAVRLAHGHGLVDALISALTLAVAALPEEFPVVFTLFLGVGVYRLAQRQALVRRAVAVENIGRVSVICSDKTGTLTEGELRLVETVPVDGMDATGLLALAARASGGANHDPMDRAIREAAPPPPEHQERVATFPFTEERRRETTLLRDSGSDGLVAVVKGAPETVLAMCTVGPGSLGAWRERLDALAGRGCKVIACAHRALPAHHAPALEPDSGYAMAGLLAFGDPVREGVRESVQACLAAGIRVIMVTGDHPLTAGAIAGEIGIGGGAPVVLSLEGRQGTPVDAEELAGADVIARAAPAQKLQLVQALQARGHTVAVTGDGVNDVPALQAADIGIAMGERGTRSAREAAAIVLLDDNFRTLVNAIAEGRQLFSNLQRGFAYLILVHLPLVLSAALVPLLGFPLLYLPIHIVWLELLIHPTAMLAFQLRSDARLEGRPPAAGRVRFFSQRAWWALGLAGAAATAAVLAGYRIGSLSGSAGDPAADGRSLALAVLILCSVAFLVVLTGLRGTMPRVIAAAGVASVALIQVPALSGLLEVRPLGATGLATAIALAGVVALAALPLRRALD, from the coding sequence ATGCCGAGCTGGCCCTTCCCGCGCGAAGTGCTTGAAGACAGCAATCCGCTCCTCGGCCTGAGCACCGAACAGGTCACCGGGCGCCGACGCCGTTTCGGCGACAACGACGTGACCGGGGCGACGCCGCGGCGCTGGTGGACGGCCGCCGCGGCGTCGGCGCGCGATCCGATGCTGTGGTTCCTGCTGGTGGTGAGCCTGCTGTTCCTGGCACTCGGCGACCGTGCCGAAGCGCTCGTGCTGCTGCTGGCGATCGTGCCCCTGCTGGGCATGGACGCCTGGCTGCACCGGCGTACGCAGGCGTCGACGGAAGGCCTGGCCAGCCGCCTGGCCGCCGAGGCCCGCGTTCTGCGCGACGACAGCTGGCAGGTGCTGCCGGCCCGCGAGCTGGTGCCAGGCGATGTGGTGGAGGTGGCCGCGGGTGACTGGATCCCGGCCGACGGCCTGGTGCTGTCCGGCGGCGATCCCCAGTTCGACGAATCGTCGCTCACCGGTGAGTCGCTGCCGGTGCGCAAGCGCGCGTTCGAGGTCGCCGGCGCGCTGCCCGACAGCGTCGATGCGTCGCACTGGGCGCACGCCGGGACGCGCCTGCTCACCGGCAGCGCGCGCTTGTGGGTCGTGCATACCGGTGCGCTGACCCGCTACGGCGAGATCGTGCGCCTGGCGCGTGCCGGCGGCCAGGCGCGCACGCCGCTGCAGCAGTCGGTGACGCGCCTGGTGCGCGCGCTGCTCTTCGCGGCGCTGCTGCTGTGCCTGGTGCTGGCGGCGGTGCGGTTGGCGCATGGGCACGGCCTGGTCGATGCGCTGATCAGCGCGCTGACCCTGGCAGTCGCCGCGCTCCCGGAGGAATTCCCGGTGGTGTTCACCTTGTTCCTCGGGGTGGGGGTCTATCGGCTGGCCCAGCGCCAGGCGCTGGTGCGGCGCGCCGTGGCGGTGGAGAACATCGGCCGGGTGAGCGTGATCTGCTCCGACAAGACCGGCACCCTCACCGAGGGCGAGCTGCGGCTGGTCGAGACGGTCCCGGTCGATGGCATGGATGCGACCGGCCTGCTGGCGCTGGCGGCCCGTGCATCCGGTGGCGCCAATCACGACCCGATGGATCGCGCGATCCGCGAGGCGGCGCCTCCGCCGCCGGAGCACCAGGAGCGCGTGGCCACGTTCCCCTTCACCGAGGAGCGCCGGCGCGAGACCACGCTGCTGCGCGACAGCGGCAGCGACGGCCTGGTCGCCGTGGTCAAGGGCGCGCCGGAGACGGTGCTGGCGATGTGCACGGTCGGGCCCGGCAGCCTCGGCGCGTGGCGCGAGCGGCTCGATGCTTTGGCCGGTCGCGGCTGCAAGGTGATCGCCTGCGCGCACCGCGCGCTGCCGGCACACCATGCCCCGGCGCTCGAGCCGGACTCGGGCTATGCCATGGCCGGGTTGCTGGCCTTCGGCGACCCGGTGCGCGAGGGCGTGCGCGAGTCGGTGCAGGCCTGCCTGGCCGCGGGCATCCGCGTGATCATGGTGACCGGCGACCATCCGCTCACCGCCGGCGCGATCGCCGGGGAGATCGGCATCGGTGGCGGCGCACCGGTGGTGCTGAGCCTTGAAGGCCGGCAGGGCACGCCGGTGGACGCGGAGGAGCTGGCCGGCGCCGATGTCATCGCCCGCGCCGCGCCGGCACAGAAGCTGCAGCTGGTGCAGGCGCTGCAGGCGCGCGGGCACACCGTTGCGGTGACCGGCGATGGCGTCAATGACGTGCCGGCGCTGCAGGCGGCCGACATCGGCATCGCGATGGGCGAGCGCGGTACCCGCAGCGCGCGCGAGGCGGCCGCCATCGTGCTGCTGGACGACAACTTCCGCACCCTGGTCAACGCGATTGCCGAAGGCCGGCAGCTGTTTTCCAACCTGCAGCGCGGGTTCGCCTACCTGATCCTGGTGCATCTGCCGCTGGTGCTGTCGGCGGCGCTGGTGCCGCTGCTCGGGTTTCCGCTGCTGTACCTGCCGATCCACATCGTCTGGCTGGAGCTGCTCATCCACCCCACGGCGATGCTTGCCTTCCAGCTGCGCAGCGACGCGCGGCTGGAAGGGCGTCCTCCCGCGGCCGGGAGGGTGCGCTTCTTCTCGCAGCGGGCGTGGTGGGCGCTGGGGCTTGCCGGCGCAGCCGCGACCGCCGCGGTATTGGCCGGCTACCGGATCGGCAGCCTGTCGGGGAGTGCGGGCGATCCGGCAGCGGACGGGCGGTCGCTCGCGCTTGCGGTGCTGATCCTGTGCAGCGTGGCGTTCCTGGTGGTGCTCACCGGGCTGCGCGGGACGATGCCGCGGGTCATCGCCGCAGCGGGCGTGGCCAGCGTCGCGCTGATCCAGGTGCCGGCGCTCTCGGGGCTGCTGGAGGTGCGGCCGCTGGGCGCGACCGGCCTTGCCACAGCGATCGCGCTGGCAGGAGTGGTGGCGCTGGCGGCGCTGCCGCTCCGGCGCGCGTTGGACTGA
- a CDS encoding helix-turn-helix transcriptional regulator: MGILVRLDELLHERRMTLTELAARVDITLANLSILKTGKAKAIRFSTLEAICAALACQPGDLLAFDPAQAPREQD, encoded by the coding sequence ATGGGCATCCTCGTCCGCCTCGATGAGCTGCTGCACGAGCGGCGCATGACGCTCACCGAGCTGGCCGCGCGCGTCGACATCACGCTGGCAAACCTGTCGATCCTGAAGACCGGCAAGGCCAAGGCGATCCGGTTCTCGACGCTGGAGGCCATCTGTGCCGCGCTCGCCTGCCAGCCGGGTGACCTGCTCGCCTTCGACCCCGCCCAGGCGCCCCGGGAGCAGGACTGA
- a CDS encoding DUF5666 domain-containing protein: MNYAIRGIGLVLATGVLLLTGCVSPGGYGSYPDGYGQPDQGYPSQYGSQLQGTVDSVDTAYDRILLVVDDPRAGRAQRTEVRYDQRTRLFYQGRESSVEGLERGDVVRIDVAQSGRELWARQVEVVRNVREGGYGGGYGAGSAQDLRGSVALVDTRARLIRLDGGGYGNNVQLRYDGRTTVEYQGRSYRPEDMQRGDLVRIQARQVGNNEWLAERIFVERSAGR, translated from the coding sequence ATGAACTACGCGATCCGCGGCATCGGGCTGGTGCTGGCCACGGGTGTCTTGCTGCTCACCGGCTGCGTGAGCCCGGGTGGTTATGGAAGCTATCCCGATGGTTACGGGCAGCCCGATCAGGGATACCCCTCGCAGTACGGCAGCCAGTTGCAGGGCACCGTCGACAGCGTCGACACCGCCTACGATCGCATCCTGCTGGTCGTCGACGACCCGCGCGCCGGCCGTGCACAGCGCACGGAAGTGCGCTACGACCAGCGCACCCGCCTGTTCTACCAGGGGCGCGAGAGTTCGGTGGAAGGATTGGAGCGGGGTGACGTGGTCCGCATCGATGTCGCGCAGTCGGGCCGAGAACTCTGGGCGCGCCAGGTCGAGGTGGTGCGCAATGTGCGCGAAGGGGGGTACGGCGGCGGCTACGGCGCGGGCAGCGCCCAGGACCTGCGTGGCTCGGTCGCGCTGGTCGACACGCGGGCGCGGCTGATCCGCCTCGACGGCGGCGGCTACGGCAACAACGTGCAGTTGCGTTACGACGGCCGTACCACGGTCGAGTACCAGGGGCGCAGCTACCGCCCGGAGGACATGCAGCGCGGCGACCTCGTGCGCATCCAGGCGCGGCAGGTCGGCAACAACGAATGGCTGGCGGAGCGCATCTTCGTGGAGCGGTCGGCAGGGCGCTGA
- a CDS encoding PHB depolymerase family esterase, translating to MTPGNNTMRQAMRLMQAGDLQAATRTIQDALGGNAGAAPVASGHGGHDVRGNADARGPCIEGEFRVVEGGKAQTAEVPCKTRRGSHSRHRFSCDAGALDYRLHIPAGLDTAGAPLLVMLHGCTQTPEDFARGTRMNDLAGERGYVVAWPAQSAQRNQNLCWNWFRGSDQQRGQGEPAILAALTRDLVASHRLDAGRVYVAGLSAGGAMAAVLASTHPDIYAAIGVHSGLPIGMASDVPSAFAAMRQGGGRSRRASAAGTAPVPAIVFHGDSDTTVHPGNGHGVVEQSLGRGSEAAEASTVERSIAPGGRSVTRTVHRAADGRVAAEHWVIHGAGHAWAGGDAAGTYTDPQGPDASAEMLRFFAGCRIA from the coding sequence ATGACACCCGGAAACAACACCATGCGCCAGGCGATGCGCCTGATGCAGGCCGGCGATCTGCAGGCCGCGACACGCACCATCCAGGACGCGCTTGGCGGCAACGCTGGCGCGGCTCCAGTCGCTTCCGGGCACGGCGGACATGACGTGCGCGGCAATGCAGATGCGCGCGGGCCCTGCATCGAGGGCGAGTTCCGGGTGGTCGAGGGCGGCAAGGCGCAAACCGCCGAGGTGCCATGCAAAACGCGTCGCGGCAGCCACTCGCGCCACCGCTTCTCCTGCGACGCCGGAGCGTTGGACTATCGGTTGCATATTCCCGCAGGCCTCGACACCGCCGGCGCGCCCCTGCTCGTGATGTTGCACGGCTGCACGCAGACACCTGAGGATTTCGCCCGCGGCACGCGCATGAACGACCTTGCGGGCGAGCGGGGCTACGTCGTGGCCTGGCCTGCGCAGTCGGCCCAGCGCAACCAGAACCTGTGCTGGAACTGGTTCCGCGGCAGCGACCAGCAGCGCGGGCAGGGTGAGCCGGCGATCCTCGCCGCGCTGACCAGGGACCTCGTCGCTTCCCACCGACTGGACGCCGGTCGCGTGTATGTAGCCGGCCTGTCCGCGGGCGGCGCGATGGCCGCGGTGCTCGCCAGCACGCACCCGGATATCTACGCCGCCATCGGCGTGCACTCCGGCCTGCCGATCGGGATGGCCAGCGACGTGCCGTCGGCGTTCGCGGCCATGCGCCAAGGTGGTGGACGCAGCCGGCGTGCATCCGCCGCGGGCACTGCGCCCGTGCCTGCGATCGTGTTCCACGGCGACAGCGACACCACCGTGCATCCGGGCAATGGCCACGGCGTGGTCGAACAGAGTCTCGGCCGTGGCAGCGAAGCAGCCGAGGCCAGCACGGTCGAACGCAGCATCGCGCCGGGCGGACGCAGTGTGACCCGCACCGTGCATCGCGCTGCCGATGGCCGGGTCGCGGCCGAGCACTGGGTCATCCATGGCGCCGGCCACGCCTGGGCCGGCGGCGATGCGGCGGGCACATACACCGATCCGCAAGGGCCGGACGCGTCGGCGGAGATGCTGCGGTTCTTTGCGGGTTGCCGGATCGCTTAA